Genomic segment of Deinococcus seoulensis:
TCCAGGTGCTCGTAGCCCCTGGGCGTGCGGTACTGCACGGGCGCGACCGGCATCCCACCGGCACCCTTCGCGGCCGGAGCGGCAGGCGGGGCGGCCTGAGCTGCCGGGGTCGCAGCCGCGACCGGCGCCGCCGTGCCGGTGGAAGCGGCGGCAGGTGCAGCGGTGCCCGTGGAAGCGGTGGCGGGTGCAGCCGAGCTTGCCTGATGGTGCGCGAGCACGTCCCCGACACGGATACGGCCGTTCGGGCCGCTGCCACGCACGTCGGTCAGGGTGACGTTCAGTTCGCGGGCCAGTTGCCGTGCGGCGGGCACGGCCAGCACCCGGCCGTCCGCGCGGGCGGGCTGGGTGACGGTCTGGGCAGCGGCCTGCGCAGCGGAGGTGCCGCGCACGCCGAGGCCCTGCACCTGCACCTGCTCGTCCGAGGCGAAGGCCCTGAACAGGCTGCTGGCGTCGTCGTCGGGCTTGCCGGTCAGGTGGCCGGCCTCCACGATACTGCCGCCCCGGTCCTCGTCCTGCTGCGCGCCCGCGATCTGCTCGCGTTCCTCCTGAGCCTGAATGGAGGGCGCCTGAGTTGCGGTTACCTGGGGGGCGGGCGCTGGGGCAGACGCCTGGGGGGCGGCCCCGCCGGTCTCGTCGATCAGGGCGATGGCGGCGTGAACGGCGACCACGTCACCCTCCCCCGCCAGTCGCCGGTGCAGGACGCCCGCGACGGGGCTGGGGAGTTCCACCGTGACCTTGTCGGTCATGACCTCGCACAGCGGCTGCTCCAGCACGATGGTGTCGCCCTCGGACACCAGCCACTTGAGGATTTCACCCTCGACGACACTTTCAGCGAGTTCAGGCAGCAGGATTTCTTTCATGGGGAACCTCGGGGTGAGGCCTTCAGCGCAGCACGAACGCGCGCAGCAGGCCGTAGATGATCAGCAGGAGGGCCAGTCCCTGAATCCAGCGTTCCCCGCGCGCGTACACCCAGGCGCTGACGCCCAGCAGGGCGAACATGCCCCCGATGCAGGCGCTCTGCCACGGTTCGGCCAGTCGGCCCGCCAGGGCGTACAGCGCGAAGCCGATCACCAGGCCGATGGAGCCCAGCAGGGGACGAAGCAGGTCGGGTTTCATGGAGTTCAGGGTAAGGGCTTCAGGGGAGCAGTGGATGACGGGCAGAGGTCAGTAGTTCAGCGCGCGGACGCATGCGGCCACGATGCGGTTCGGGCCGGGCAGGTACACCTTGTCCTGCACGTACGGGTACGGCGTGTCGAAGCCCGCCACCTGCCCGACCGGGGCGGTCAGGGAATCGAAGACCTGCTCCTGGATGACGTACGCGACCTCGCCCATGAAGTTGCTGATGCGCGGCGCCTCGCTGACCAGCACGGCGCGGCCGGTCTTCTCGACGCTGCTCAGCACGCGGTCCTTGTCCCACGGCACCAGCGAGCGCAGGTCGATGACCTCCACGCTGACGCCCTCGGCGGCCAGGGCGTCGGCGGCCCTTTCCAGGTCCGGCATGACGCCCCCGTAGCCGATCAGGGACAGGTCCGTGCCCTCGCGGCGCACGGCGGCCTCGCCGAACCGCACAACGTAATCGTGGGCGGGCACCTCGCCCCTGGCGGCGC
This window contains:
- a CDS encoding dihydrolipoamide acetyltransferase family protein, whose protein sequence is MKEILLPELAESVVEGEILKWLVSEGDTIVLEQPLCEVMTDKVTVELPSPVAGVLHRRLAGEGDVVAVHAAIALIDETGGAAPQASAPAPAPQVTATQAPSIQAQEEREQIAGAQQDEDRGGSIVEAGHLTGKPDDDASSLFRAFASDEQVQVQGLGVRGTSAAQAAAQTVTQPARADGRVLAVPAARQLARELNVTLTDVRGSGPNGRIRVGDVLAHHQASSAAPATASTGTAAPAAASTGTAAPVAAATPAAQAAPPAAPAAKGAGGMPVAPVQYRTPRGYEHLEDRVPLRGMRRAISNQMQASHLYTVRTLTVDEVNLTKLVEFRARVKDDAAAAGVKLSYLPFIFRAVAAALRKYPSLNTSFDEATQEIVQKRYYNVGMAVATDAGLTVPVIRDVNHKSLFDLAREVTDVAARAQAGKLQADELAGSTFSVTNIGSIGALFSFPIINVPDAAILGVHSIVKRPIVDEYDNIVVAHMMYLSLSFDHRLVDGAEAARFCKEVIRLLENPDRLMLEAL